In Pseudomonas sp. ADAK18, a single window of DNA contains:
- a CDS encoding NCS1 family nucleobase:cation symporter-1, translated as MSEQLPKGYSPRLYNQDLGPLPQKWNWYNIFAFWMSDVHSVGGYVFAASLFALGLASWQVLIALLAGICIVQLIANLVAKPSQQAAVPYPVICRMAFGVFGANIPAVIRGLIAVAWYGIQTYLASSALIIVVLRFFPQMAAYAEPHFAGLSYLGWFGFLSLWSLQALVFWTGMESIRRFIDWAGPVVYAVMFVLAGWIVWKAGWANISFTLSEKSLSGWEAFGQVIVATALVVSYFSGPTLNFGDFSRYCRTMKDVRRGNFWGLPVNFLAFSVVTVVIVSGTLPVFGEMLHDPIATVSRIDNDMAVLLGAFAFVTATIGINIVANFVSPAFDFANVAPSKISWRAGGMIAAVASVFITPWNLFNNPLMIHYTLDILAAFIGPLFGIMLVDYYLIKNQKIDVDALFDDSPSGRYYFDGGVNWTAVKALVPATLVGVAITFIPVLQPMANFAWFTGCFLGGAFFLVLARREQVRAPATLVTG; from the coding sequence ATGTCCGAACAATTGCCCAAAGGCTACAGCCCGCGCCTGTACAACCAGGACCTGGGACCGCTGCCGCAAAAATGGAACTGGTACAACATCTTCGCCTTTTGGATGAGTGATGTGCACAGCGTCGGCGGTTATGTATTTGCGGCCAGCTTGTTTGCGTTAGGGTTAGCCAGTTGGCAGGTGTTGATCGCCTTGCTGGCCGGTATCTGCATTGTTCAGTTGATTGCCAATCTGGTGGCCAAGCCGAGCCAGCAGGCCGCCGTCCCATATCCGGTGATCTGCCGGATGGCCTTTGGTGTGTTCGGGGCGAATATTCCGGCGGTGATTCGCGGTTTGATCGCCGTTGCCTGGTATGGGATTCAGACGTACCTGGCGTCCAGTGCCTTGATCATTGTGGTGCTGCGCTTTTTCCCACAGATGGCGGCGTACGCTGAGCCGCATTTTGCCGGCCTGTCTTACTTGGGTTGGTTCGGTTTCCTCAGTTTGTGGTCGCTCCAGGCATTGGTGTTCTGGACCGGCATGGAATCCATTCGCCGTTTTATCGACTGGGCCGGTCCCGTGGTCTATGCGGTGATGTTCGTGCTGGCCGGCTGGATTGTCTGGAAAGCAGGCTGGGCGAATATCAGTTTTACCCTGTCGGAAAAGTCCCTGTCTGGCTGGGAAGCATTCGGTCAGGTGATCGTCGCCACGGCGCTGGTGGTCTCGTATTTTTCCGGACCTACTTTGAATTTCGGCGATTTCAGTCGCTACTGCCGCACCATGAAGGACGTGCGGCGCGGTAATTTCTGGGGGCTGCCGGTGAACTTCCTGGCGTTCTCTGTGGTGACCGTGGTGATTGTCTCGGGCACCTTGCCGGTGTTCGGTGAAATGCTCCACGACCCGATTGCGACCGTCTCGCGCATCGACAATGACATGGCCGTATTGCTGGGGGCGTTTGCGTTCGTCACCGCGACCATTGGCATTAATATCGTCGCGAACTTTGTCTCGCCAGCCTTCGATTTCGCCAACGTGGCTCCAAGCAAGATCAGTTGGCGTGCCGGCGGGATGATCGCGGCGGTGGCTTCGGTCTTCATCACCCCTTGGAACCTGTTCAATAATCCGCTGATGATCCATTACACCCTGGACATACTGGCGGCGTTTATCGGGCCGTTGTTCGGGATTATGTTGGTGGATTACTACCTGATCAAAAATCAGAAGATTGATGTCGACGCGCTGTTCGATGACAGCCCGAGTGGACGTTATTACTTCGACGGCGGGGTCAACTGGACGGCAGTCAAGGCGCTGGTGCCCGCGACGCTGGTGGGTGTGGCGATTACCTTCATTCCCGTGCTGCAGCCGATGGCCAACTTTGCCTGGTTCACCGGTTGCTTTCTCGGCGGTGCGTTTTTTCTGGTCCTGGCTCGCCGGGAGCAGGTCCGTGCCCCGGCGACACTGGTTACTGGCTGA
- a CDS encoding MFS transporter: MSPLIRLLASFIALMMAMGIGRFALTPQMPHLLSEGQIDLTQAGLIAAANYLGYFVGAVDSMFARSHHHVRGRLLGGLWLCVLLTLASFWANGFWSHLLLRFGTGVASAWVLVMITGLSQPLAIAAGRPRLGALVFAGPGLGIFLTGLLALGSHLLNQTSATLWLIYAAVALVMLLVILPLLPQANATTAPAANAQGGTNGSIARLGWIYCLYGLGYIIPATFLSQMASAQFKGAWQADLFWPCFGLASAIGVLLVSLRRHNPNATRHWLIATLWLQGAGVSACLLGNGAGLALGVLLCGMPFLACMQLVMQRLREIAPHGTQRNAGLLTACFAVGQLSGPLLAAVSSHFSGGLQPALIVAGSGLLLAGALLLRPAAATVTGANPLSQ; the protein is encoded by the coding sequence ATGTCCCCCCTCATCCGCTTACTCGCCAGCTTTATCGCTCTGATGATGGCCATGGGCATTGGCCGCTTCGCCCTTACTCCCCAAATGCCCCATTTGCTCAGTGAAGGGCAGATCGACCTGACACAGGCCGGCCTGATCGCGGCGGCCAACTACCTGGGCTATTTCGTCGGGGCGGTGGATTCGATGTTCGCCCGTAGCCATCATCATGTGCGCGGGCGGCTGCTCGGTGGATTGTGGTTGTGTGTACTGCTGACCCTGGCTTCGTTCTGGGCCAATGGGTTCTGGTCACACCTGTTATTGCGCTTTGGTACCGGCGTCGCCAGCGCCTGGGTACTGGTGATGATCACAGGCTTGAGCCAGCCACTGGCTATTGCCGCTGGTCGCCCACGCCTGGGGGCCTTGGTCTTTGCCGGACCGGGTTTGGGGATTTTTCTGACCGGGCTTCTCGCGCTCGGCTCACACTTGCTGAATCAGACGTCTGCCACTTTATGGCTGATCTACGCAGCGGTCGCCCTGGTGATGTTGCTGGTGATTCTGCCGCTGTTGCCCCAGGCAAACGCCACCACGGCGCCTGCCGCCAATGCTCAGGGTGGCACCAACGGCAGCATTGCGCGTTTGGGCTGGATCTATTGCCTCTACGGTCTGGGCTACATCATTCCGGCGACGTTTCTGTCGCAGATGGCCAGTGCCCAGTTCAAAGGTGCCTGGCAGGCTGATTTGTTCTGGCCGTGCTTTGGCTTGGCCTCGGCGATTGGCGTGCTGCTGGTCAGCCTGCGTCGACACAACCCGAACGCTACCCGGCATTGGTTGATCGCGACGTTATGGCTGCAAGGCGCCGGCGTCTCCGCTTGTCTGCTGGGCAATGGCGCGGGGTTGGCGCTGGGGGTACTGCTGTGTGGGATGCCGTTCCTGGCGTGCATGCAGTTGGTGATGCAACGTCTACGTGAAATCGCACCGCACGGCACCCAACGCAATGCCGGCTTGCTGACCGCATGTTTCGCCGTTGGCCAACTAAGTGGCCCGCTGCTGGCGGCGGTGAGCAGTCACTTCAGTGGCGGGCTGCAGCCCGCCCTGATCGTGGCCGGTAGCGGTTTGTTGCTGGCGGGGGCGCTGTTGCTGCGCCCCGCCGCCGCTACCGTGACCGGCGCAAATCCGCTCAGCCAGTAA
- a CDS encoding LysR family transcriptional regulator produces the protein MEFSQLRIFQAVAEEGSITRAAERLHRVPSNLSTRLKQMEEQLGVELFVRERQRLQLSPAGKVLLDYSARLLALHDEAHGAVQGGQPAGDFVLGSMYSTAAIHLPTLLARYHKAYPMVNLQVQSAPSGELLEGLITGRLDAALVDGPLTLATLDGVPLCEERLVLICEADHPPVRGPQDVAGRSVFTFRRSCSYRARLEAWFSHDRVAMGRAIEIESYQGMLACVIAGSGVALMSESMLESLPGKDSVSVHPLAEPFASATTWLMWRKGMLGANLNAWIDLQQEGKVEPVQDARAIA, from the coding sequence GTGGAGTTCAGTCAATTGCGGATTTTCCAGGCCGTGGCCGAGGAGGGCTCCATCACTCGTGCCGCCGAGCGCCTGCATCGGGTGCCGTCCAACCTGTCGACCCGGCTCAAGCAGATGGAAGAACAGTTGGGTGTAGAGTTGTTCGTCCGTGAGCGCCAGCGCTTGCAGTTGTCACCGGCCGGCAAGGTCCTGCTGGACTACAGCGCACGGCTACTGGCCTTGCATGACGAAGCCCATGGCGCCGTGCAGGGCGGGCAGCCCGCCGGGGACTTTGTCCTGGGCAGCATGTACAGCACGGCGGCGATTCATTTACCGACGTTGCTGGCGCGTTATCACAAGGCTTATCCGATGGTGAACTTGCAGGTGCAATCGGCGCCCAGTGGTGAGTTGCTAGAGGGCCTGATCACCGGGCGTCTGGACGCAGCATTGGTGGATGGGCCGCTGACCCTGGCCACGCTGGACGGCGTGCCTCTGTGTGAAGAGCGTTTGGTGCTGATTTGTGAAGCTGATCACCCACCGGTGCGCGGGCCCCAAGACGTCGCCGGGCGCTCGGTGTTCACCTTCCGACGCAGTTGTTCCTACCGGGCGCGGCTGGAGGCGTGGTTTTCCCACGATCGTGTGGCCATGGGCCGGGCCATCGAAATTGAGTCGTATCAGGGCATGCTGGCCTGTGTCATCGCCGGTTCCGGGGTGGCATTGATGTCTGAATCGATGCTCGAGAGCTTGCCCGGCAAGGACAGCGTGTCCGTTCATCCGCTGGCGGAGCCTTTTGCCAGTGCCACCACCTGGCTGATGTGGCGCAAGGGTATGCTCGGGGCTAACCTCAATGCGTGGATTGATCTGCAACAAGAGGGCAAGGTAGAACCCGTACAAGATGCCCGAGCGATTGCTTGA
- a CDS encoding PA1414 family protein yields the protein MKEKLQNWLHDLGVALGLIEPPLQPVPIRTDDEQRRPRRR from the coding sequence ATGAAAGAGAAACTGCAAAACTGGCTGCACGACCTCGGCGTCGCACTGGGCTTGATCGAGCCTCCGCTGCAACCGGTGCCTATTCGCACCGATGATGAGCAACGTCGGCCGCGTCGCAGGTAA
- a CDS encoding sodium:solute symporter encodes MALDLFVVLIYAAGMLVLGYYGMRRAKTHEDYLVAGRNLGPTLYMGTMAATVLGGASTVGTVRLGYVHGISGFWLCAALGAGIIALNLFLAKPLLKLKIFTVTQVLEKRYNPMARQASAVIMLAYALMIGVTSILAIGTVLQVLFDLPFWISVLVGGGVVVVYSTIGGMWSLTLTDIVQFVIKTVGLMFILLPICLYRVGGWDELVAKLPASNFSFTEIGWDTIITYFMIYFFGILIGQDIWQRVFTARDEKVAKYAGTFAGFYCILYGLACALIGMAAHVLLPDLDNVNNAFAAIVKVSLPDGIRGLVIAAALAAMMSTASAGLLAASTVLTEDLLPRLRGGKQSSLNINRLFTLLTGIAVLGIALVVSDVISALTLAYNLLVGGMLIPLIGAIFWKRATTSGAITSMTLGFVTALAFMIKDGLDANTPIYYSLGVGLVSFVLVSLLSRRPEAAAVRAV; translated from the coding sequence ATGGCTTTAGATCTATTCGTCGTCCTCATCTACGCCGCCGGCATGCTGGTGCTCGGCTACTACGGCATGCGCCGCGCCAAGACCCATGAAGACTACTTGGTGGCCGGCCGCAACCTGGGCCCGACGCTGTACATGGGCACCATGGCCGCTACCGTGCTCGGTGGTGCGTCCACCGTTGGCACCGTACGCCTGGGCTATGTCCACGGCATTTCCGGGTTCTGGCTGTGCGCCGCGTTGGGCGCGGGAATCATTGCGCTGAACCTGTTCCTCGCCAAACCGCTGCTCAAGCTGAAAATCTTCACCGTGACCCAGGTCCTGGAGAAGCGCTACAACCCCATGGCCCGCCAGGCCAGTGCGGTGATCATGCTGGCCTACGCGCTGATGATCGGCGTGACCTCGATCCTGGCCATCGGCACCGTGCTGCAAGTGCTGTTCGACCTGCCGTTCTGGATCTCGGTATTGGTGGGCGGCGGCGTGGTGGTGGTCTACTCGACCATCGGCGGCATGTGGTCGCTGACCCTGACCGACATCGTGCAATTCGTGATCAAGACCGTCGGCCTGATGTTTATCCTGTTGCCGATCTGCCTGTACCGCGTCGGCGGCTGGGACGAACTGGTGGCCAAGCTGCCCGCGTCGAATTTCAGCTTCACCGAAATCGGCTGGGACACCATCATCACCTACTTCATGATCTACTTCTTCGGCATCCTGATCGGCCAGGACATCTGGCAGCGAGTGTTCACCGCCCGTGACGAAAAGGTCGCCAAGTACGCGGGCACCTTCGCTGGTTTCTACTGCATCCTCTACGGCCTGGCCTGTGCACTGATCGGCATGGCCGCCCATGTACTGCTTCCGGACCTGGACAACGTCAACAACGCCTTCGCCGCCATCGTCAAAGTCTCGCTGCCTGACGGTATTCGCGGCCTGGTGATTGCCGCCGCACTGGCTGCGATGATGTCCACCGCCAGCGCCGGCTTGCTGGCCGCCTCCACTGTATTGACCGAAGACCTGCTGCCGCGCCTGCGGGGTGGTAAACAGTCGAGCCTGAATATCAACCGCCTGTTTACCCTGCTGACCGGCATCGCCGTGCTGGGCATTGCCCTGGTAGTGAGCGACGTGATCAGCGCCTTGACCCTGGCTTACAACCTGCTGGTGGGCGGCATGCTGATCCCGCTGATCGGGGCGATTTTCTGGAAACGCGCGACCACCTCGGGTGCGATCACGTCCATGACGCTGGGTTTTGTCACGGCCCTGGCATTCATGATCAAGGATGGGTTGGACGCCAATACGCCGATCTATTACAGCCTCGGCGTGGGTCTGGTGAGTTTTGTGCTGGTGAGTTTGTTGTCTCGTCGGCCTGAGGCAGCGGCTGTTCGCGCGGTCTGA
- a CDS encoding cytosine permease: MNNKNNENSIRNIETNGVEQIPDHERTAGPKDLFRLIFGGANTFATAVLGSFPVLFGLSFQAGVWAIVLGVLVGAVILAPMGLFGPLNGTNNAVSSGAHFGVHGRIVGSFLSLLTAIAFFSLSVWSSGDALVGGAKRLIGLPETDLTLGLAYGVFAILVLTVCIYGFRFMLWVNRIAVWAASLLFLLGIFAFAPTFDSHFAGTVGLGQTGFWASFIGAALVAMSNPISFGAFLGDWSRYIPRETPKGRIMLAVIAAQIATLIPFLFGLATATIVAIKAPDYIAANNYVGGLLAVAPSWFFLPVCLIAVIGGMSTGTTSLYGTGLDMSSVFPRLLSRVKATLLIGVMSIAFIFIGRFAANLVQSVSTFAVLIITCTTPWMVMMIIGLIVRRGFYCPDDLQVFTRGETGGRYWFSHGWNWRGLGAWIPSALVGLCFVNLPGQFVGPLGNLADGIDISLPVTLGLASVVYLTLLRLFPEPASVYGPNDSRSKRTDALDKPAMQQAA; encoded by the coding sequence ATGAATAATAAAAACAACGAAAACAGTATTCGCAACATAGAAACCAACGGCGTCGAACAGATCCCGGACCATGAGCGCACAGCCGGGCCCAAGGATTTGTTTCGCCTGATTTTCGGCGGTGCCAACACCTTTGCCACCGCAGTACTGGGCAGCTTCCCGGTGCTGTTTGGCTTGTCGTTCCAGGCCGGCGTCTGGGCGATTGTCCTCGGCGTGCTGGTGGGCGCGGTGATCCTGGCACCCATGGGCCTGTTCGGGCCGCTCAATGGCACCAACAACGCAGTGTCTTCGGGTGCGCATTTCGGTGTGCACGGGCGGATTGTCGGCTCGTTCCTATCACTGCTAACCGCTATCGCGTTTTTCTCACTGTCGGTGTGGAGTTCAGGCGATGCATTGGTCGGTGGTGCGAAACGGCTGATTGGCTTGCCGGAAACCGACCTGACCCTGGGCCTCGCTTACGGCGTATTCGCGATCCTGGTACTGACGGTGTGCATCTACGGCTTCCGCTTCATGCTGTGGGTCAACCGTATTGCCGTGTGGGCGGCGAGCTTGCTGTTCTTGCTGGGGATCTTTGCCTTCGCACCGACTTTCGACAGCCACTTCGCGGGCACCGTCGGCCTCGGCCAGACCGGCTTCTGGGCATCCTTTATCGGTGCCGCACTGGTAGCCATGAGCAACCCGATTTCCTTCGGCGCGTTTCTTGGCGACTGGTCGCGCTATATCCCTCGGGAAACGCCTAAAGGCCGGATCATGCTGGCGGTAATCGCCGCGCAGATCGCGACCCTGATTCCGTTCCTGTTCGGCCTGGCCACTGCGACCATCGTGGCGATCAAAGCGCCGGACTATATCGCAGCCAATAACTACGTCGGCGGCCTGCTGGCGGTGGCGCCAAGCTGGTTCTTCCTGCCGGTATGCCTGATCGCGGTGATCGGCGGCATGTCCACCGGCACCACCTCGCTGTATGGCACCGGCCTGGACATGTCCAGCGTGTTCCCACGGCTGTTGTCGCGGGTCAAGGCGACGTTGCTGATCGGTGTGATGTCGATTGCCTTCATCTTCATCGGACGTTTCGCCGCCAACCTGGTGCAGAGCGTGTCGACCTTCGCCGTGCTGATCATTACCTGCACCACGCCGTGGATGGTGATGATGATCATCGGCCTGATCGTACGCCGAGGCTTCTACTGCCCGGACGACCTGCAAGTCTTCACCCGCGGTGAGACCGGCGGACGCTACTGGTTCAGCCATGGCTGGAACTGGCGCGGCCTGGGCGCCTGGATTCCCAGTGCGCTGGTGGGGCTGTGCTTCGTCAACTTGCCTGGGCAGTTTGTCGGGCCACTGGGCAACCTGGCCGATGGCATCGACATCAGCCTGCCAGTGACCTTGGGCCTGGCCTCGGTGGTGTACCTGACCTTGCTTCGTCTGTTTCCGGAACCGGCTTCGGTTTACGGGCCAAACGATTCTCGTAGCAAGCGCACGGATGCGCTCGATAAACCGGCGATGCAACAAGCCGCCTGA
- a CDS encoding nuclear transport factor 2 family protein, with translation MNERDEVLDAAADLVSAFARNDRDAYFGAFSAHASFVFYTLPEPLLSRDAYQVLWDSWRRDEGFEVLSCTSSNAFVNLQGDVAIFIHDVATELRMNGEQSFSQERETIVFKRQGLRTQQQKGLWLACHEHLSAMPEGLPPP, from the coding sequence ATGAACGAACGCGACGAGGTTTTGGACGCGGCGGCCGACCTGGTGTCGGCCTTCGCCCGCAATGATCGCGACGCCTACTTCGGCGCGTTCAGTGCGCACGCCAGCTTCGTGTTCTACACCCTTCCCGAGCCGCTGCTGAGTCGCGATGCCTATCAGGTGTTGTGGGACAGCTGGCGCCGGGATGAAGGCTTCGAGGTGCTGTCCTGCACCTCAAGCAACGCTTTCGTCAACCTGCAAGGTGACGTGGCGATATTTATTCATGACGTGGCCACCGAGCTGCGCATGAACGGGGAGCAAAGCTTTAGCCAGGAACGCGAGACCATTGTCTTCAAACGACAAGGTTTGCGCACACAACAACAAAAAGGCCTGTGGCTGGCCTGTCACGAACATTTGTCCGCTATGCCGGAAGGGCTGCCGCCCCCTTAG
- the speB gene encoding agmatinase, with the protein MDKIFHQPLGGNEMPRFAGIATMMRLPHLQSAEGLDAAFIGVPLDIGTSLRAGTRFGPREIRAESVMIRPYNMATGAAPFDSLSVADIGDVAINTFNLLDAVRIIEESYDEILEHDVIPLTLGGDHTITLPILRAIHKKHGKVGLVHIDAHADVNDHMFGEKIAHGTTFRRAVEEGLLDCDRVVQIGLRAQGYTAEDFNWSRKQGFRVVQAEECWHHSLAPLMAEVREKVGGGPVYLSFDIDGIDPAWAPGTGTPEIGGLTTIQAIEIIRGCQGLDLIGCDLVEVSPPYDTTGNTSLLGANLLYEMLCVLPGVVHR; encoded by the coding sequence GTGGACAAGATTTTCCACCAACCACTGGGCGGCAACGAAATGCCGCGCTTCGCCGGCATCGCCACCATGATGCGTCTTCCCCATTTGCAATCGGCCGAGGGTCTCGATGCCGCCTTTATCGGCGTGCCCCTGGATATCGGCACCTCCCTGCGCGCCGGCACCCGCTTCGGGCCCCGTGAAATCCGCGCCGAGTCGGTGATGATCCGCCCCTACAATATGGCCACCGGCGCCGCGCCGTTTGACTCGTTGTCCGTTGCGGACATCGGCGATGTCGCCATCAATACCTTCAACCTGCTGGACGCTGTGCGGATCATCGAAGAGTCTTACGATGAGATCCTTGAGCACGATGTGATTCCGTTGACCCTGGGCGGCGACCACACCATCACCCTGCCGATCCTGCGGGCGATCCACAAGAAACACGGCAAGGTCGGGCTGGTGCACATCGATGCCCACGCTGACGTCAACGACCATATGTTCGGCGAGAAAATCGCCCACGGCACCACCTTCCGCCGCGCCGTGGAAGAAGGTCTGCTCGATTGCGACCGCGTGGTGCAGATCGGCCTGCGAGCCCAGGGCTACACCGCTGAAGACTTCAACTGGAGCCGCAAGCAGGGCTTTCGCGTAGTCCAGGCTGAGGAATGCTGGCACCACTCCCTGGCGCCATTGATGGCCGAAGTGCGTGAGAAGGTCGGCGGTGGCCCGGTCTATCTGAGCTTCGACATCGACGGCATCGACCCGGCTTGGGCGCCTGGCACCGGCACCCCGGAAATCGGTGGGCTGACCACCATCCAGGCGATCGAGATCATCCGTGGCTGCCAAGGCCTGGACCTGATTGGTTGCGATCTGGTAGAAGTTTCGCCGCCCTATGACACCACCGGCAACACCTCGCTGCTGGGCGCCAACCTGCTGTACGAAATGCTCTGCGTACTGCCGGGCGTGGTCCACCGCTAA
- a CDS encoding LysR family transcriptional regulator, translating into MANALPDLKLLRIFVSVVRHQGFANAQHELNLSTSAISTYMSQLEGALGLVLCHRGRGGFSLTSKGELFHQETLRLLGELEGFEQYAAALKGELRGTLKLGVLDSTVSDKALPFAEVIGAYSLEHPAVHLHLSVMSPYELQLGVQDNRLDLAIGAFSTRMSGLIYMPLYREQHWLYCSTRHPLFNERRIPEQVITQQRMVGRGYWSQAELARHGFKHSAATVESMEAQLILVLSGAYIGYLPEHYAQAWADKGDLRVLLPATFGYQAPFSMIMRRGRSREPLIQTFRDLLKAQLNQA; encoded by the coding sequence ATGGCCAACGCCTTGCCCGACCTGAAACTCCTGCGCATTTTTGTCAGCGTGGTGCGGCACCAGGGGTTTGCCAACGCCCAGCACGAACTCAACCTGTCGACGTCGGCCATCAGCACCTACATGAGCCAACTGGAAGGCGCGTTGGGCCTGGTGCTGTGCCATCGCGGGCGGGGCGGTTTCAGCTTGACCAGCAAGGGCGAACTGTTCCACCAGGAAACCTTGCGTCTACTCGGCGAACTGGAAGGCTTCGAGCAATACGCCGCTGCGCTCAAGGGCGAGTTGCGCGGCACCCTCAAGCTCGGCGTGCTGGACTCCACCGTCAGCGACAAGGCCCTGCCGTTCGCCGAGGTGATCGGTGCCTACAGTCTTGAACACCCGGCGGTGCATTTGCACCTGTCGGTAATGAGCCCCTACGAACTGCAACTGGGGGTGCAGGACAATCGTCTGGACTTGGCCATCGGCGCTTTTTCCACGCGCATGAGCGGGCTGATCTACATGCCGCTCTATCGGGAGCAGCACTGGTTGTATTGCAGCACACGTCACCCGTTGTTCAACGAACGGCGCATTCCTGAACAAGTGATCACCCAGCAACGCATGGTCGGTCGTGGTTACTGGAGCCAGGCCGAACTGGCACGCCACGGCTTCAAGCACAGCGCCGCTACCGTGGAAAGTATGGAGGCGCAACTGATCCTGGTGCTGTCAGGTGCCTACATCGGCTACCTGCCGGAGCACTATGCTCAGGCCTGGGCCGACAAGGGTGACCTGCGGGTGCTGTTGCCAGCGACTTTTGGTTATCAGGCGCCGTTTTCGATGATCATGCGCCGGGGCCGCAGTCGCGAACCGCTGATCCAAACCTTCCGCGACTTGCTCAAAGCCCAGCTCAACCAGGCCTGA
- a CDS encoding tRNA-uridine aminocarboxypropyltransferase — protein MSRPQCSRCLRPLTHCLCPLIPSLDSRTRVLLLQHPSEVNHALNTARLAALGLMNAQLVVGEVFENLPALLNVPGYRTRLLFPAEDAQPLQAYTPSDEPLLLVVPDGTWRKARKLLHLNPLLAALPRVTLAEGAVSRYRLRKAPGPGALSTVEAIVQALQVLEAPVSFEPLLKPFEALIEGQIAAMGDEVFQKNHGPG, from the coding sequence ATGTCCAGACCCCAATGTTCCCGCTGCCTCAGGCCGCTCACTCACTGCTTGTGTCCGCTGATCCCGAGCCTGGATAGCCGCACCCGCGTGTTGCTGCTGCAGCATCCCAGTGAGGTCAACCACGCCTTGAACACTGCGCGGTTGGCGGCGCTGGGGCTGATGAATGCGCAGTTGGTGGTGGGGGAGGTGTTTGAGAATCTGCCAGCCTTATTGAACGTACCCGGGTACCGGACGCGACTGTTGTTTCCTGCCGAGGATGCGCAACCGTTGCAGGCGTATACGCCGTCCGACGAGCCGTTGCTGTTGGTAGTGCCCGACGGTACCTGGCGCAAGGCGCGCAAATTGCTGCACCTCAACCCCTTGTTGGCGGCGTTGCCGCGAGTCACGTTGGCCGAGGGCGCCGTGTCCAGATATCGGCTGCGCAAGGCGCCGGGGCCAGGGGCGTTGTCGACGGTGGAGGCGATTGTGCAGGCGCTTCAGGTATTGGAGGCCCCCGTGTCGTTCGAGCCGTTGTTGAAGCCGTTCGAGGCGTTGATCGAAGGGCAGATCGCAGCGATGGGCGATGAGGTTTTCCAGAAAAACCATGGTCCAGGATGA
- the cysM gene encoding cysteine synthase CysM, with protein MTLQYPTIADCVGNTPLVRLQRMPGNTSNTLLLKLEGNNPAGSVKDRPALSMITRAELRGQIQPGDTLIEATSGNTGIALAMAAAIKGYKMILIMPDNGSAERKAAMTAYGAELILVTQEEGMEGARDLAERMAAEGRGQVLDQFANGDNPEAHYTSTGPEIWRQTQGTITHFVSSMGTTGTIMGTSRFLKEQNPEIQIVGLQPMEGSAIPGIRRWPQEYLPKIYNAERVDRIIDMAQREAEDTTRRLAREEGIFCGVSSGGAVAGMLRLSQELENAVIVAIICDRGDRYLSTGIFDAPN; from the coding sequence ATGACCTTGCAGTACCCAACTATCGCCGATTGCGTCGGCAACACCCCGCTGGTCCGCTTGCAGCGCATGCCGGGCAATACGAGTAATACCTTGTTGCTCAAGCTCGAAGGGAATAACCCTGCGGGCTCGGTCAAGGACCGCCCGGCGCTGTCGATGATCACCCGCGCCGAGCTGCGTGGGCAGATCCAGCCCGGCGATACCCTGATCGAAGCCACCTCCGGTAATACCGGGATTGCCCTGGCCATGGCCGCGGCGATCAAGGGTTACAAGATGATCCTGATCATGCCCGACAACGGCAGCGCCGAGCGCAAGGCAGCGATGACCGCCTATGGCGCCGAGCTGATTCTGGTGACCCAGGAAGAAGGCATGGAGGGTGCACGCGATCTCGCCGAGCGCATGGCTGCCGAAGGCCGTGGCCAGGTGCTGGACCAGTTCGCCAACGGTGATAACCCGGAGGCGCACTACACCAGCACCGGTCCGGAGATCTGGCGCCAGACCCAAGGCACCATCACCCATTTCGTCAGTTCCATGGGCACCACCGGCACCATCATGGGCACGTCGCGCTTCCTCAAGGAGCAGAACCCCGAGATCCAGATCGTCGGTTTGCAACCCATGGAAGGTTCGGCGATCCCCGGGATTCGTCGCTGGCCGCAAGAGTACTTGCCGAAGATCTACAACGCCGAGCGCGTCGATCGCATCATCGACATGGCCCAGCGTGAAGCCGAAGACACCACCCGGCGCTTGGCCCGTGAAGAGGGCATCTTCTGCGGCGTGTCCTCAGGTGGCGCTGTGGCGGGGATGTTGCGCTTGTCCCAGGAGCTGGAAAACGCGGTGATTGTTGCGATCATCTGTGACCGTGGCGACCGTTACCTGTCGACCGGCATTTTCGACGCGCCTAACTGA